Part of the Vanessa atalanta chromosome 1, ilVanAtal1.2, whole genome shotgun sequence genome is shown below.
TTATAAGCAAGGCATTAAAATCAACTAAGTCGTTACTTCTTctaacaatagtttttttttgttaaatcagCGATTTTTACACATTAATGTACATATGTGAGAGTTGATATCGTCGATAACAACGTCAGATAAGCCTGTGGATAACTGTCTACTGATTATATATCTGTATTTGTATACTGCAAAGTGTATAAGTGTTTATTTGCAAAACGTTTgtaaatatgtgtaatatattacacacatatGTAGTAATCGTGGGTTgcaattttaagcaaattatttaatatttacttatttgatAAAAGTGTTAAGTCATCACAATCATTAGTTGCATTTCTTTCTGGTCGGCGTTCAGGATTCAGAAGGCTATACCTATCACTGCCCAACCTGCCTAACGCCAAACTTTCAAAGGAATGCTCCTGGATTGATTTGCCACTAAAacactttaaatgtaattattattctattcttAACTAGTATAAAGggttaatcttttattttataattattgtaggtaatatataattattattatgcaatCCATTCAACATTAGAAATATATGTACTCAATATACTAAACTAAGTGTTACGTAAATAAACACGAATAAAAAGTGATCCTACCAATACACCAATCTTGTTGGTGATAATATTCACCAACATCCGCTCagactaattatataatatcgaaaagccaaacttaatattatgtttattgatttaaatttataataatatgcagCTTTTGACGCATGTACTTAAAATACGACTACGTTATAACGCTGGGCCAAATTTGGGTTTTACCGATTAAGCGGGATCCGGTAGAAATTAACGGAATGTTCGGTATGAGCCGAACATCGCAAAACATGATTATCAAGCACTACACAAGAGGTTTATTACggttaaattttatctaatacttgtattattattatattactgatgctatattaaaattattggtaaGCTTAAAAAGTCAGATAataccttttgttttataatctgagctcTATAAGTCGATACTAATACAGCGGTTATTTATGGTATACTTAATCATATCAAATCGTACAAACCTGTCTGTACCTCCGGCTAAATAGTAAATGGCCGAGAACATAGCATACCACAACCCTATGCCAAGGGGTTGGTAGATGTGCACAAAGTGGAGCGGAGTACGTGACAGAATAACTTCAACAAAGGCCACACAAGAATTGAATCCGTGGGTCGCCACGTCCAACCAGAATTGAGCAGGAGTTTGTTCCGCTTtaatttctgaaatatttttatcattatgaaTTCGTATCCTTaagtttataaatgtaatcaaCAACTTCATAATGAGAGAATAATAATAGTCATTCAATCATTCTTATCGCTAGAACACTTAAAAGAAACATGCGTTAGGATTAGGACGagttagaaattaattaaaagtgaaTAAGGTGAGTATCAAGTATTACTCCAAATTAAAGatgagataaatttatatatgggTTTAAGGATAATGTTTCCGTATTTTAAGCTGGAAAGATTATAAAGCATCGTTTTCTGTCgtcgttataataaattttgcgTCATGTTATTTGTTCTCTGggtttatcatttttttttacataagatttaaatttttattaggcAAAATGAAAGCAAATGTTAAAAGATACCAAAAACAATATCCGCAAAAAGAATGTATTGAATTCATTGGcagaaaaaaggttttataagtttatctttatttatcgtttttatgttaataatcattaatttcaattgtatcgatattatctgttttattgtgtatttacattatattgatGTGAATGTATTTTGTGTAGTATTAAGGAGtttaagtgttatattatatatagagccATGCGCTACAAGATCGTTAATAGACCAGACAGGTTATGCACAGACGTTTGTGAgaaaccttttatttttatattatacccaCCTGGACTAAACAGTAGAATCCAATAGAGAGCGGTTATCATTATAGCTATGGAAACAGTGATGTTGTAAAGGAGCCAGTATAAGCTCACGTACCACGGCAAGTTGCCTCCATCTGAAAacagaagatattttttttatactgaaaCTAGTAGCTTAAAGAATTAATTAGCAGTTTGATAATgacgaaaaatattatagtttttaatgagaattttttattatttgtacattataaaaaacttgtgtaaaacatttaataaaatgaatatttaatcataaaaataacactctgtataaaataattcaatgacaCGATTCCTTATATAAGTAAGTGAATGGTCAAAGAATACTATTACTTTCAACGTATCCAATGACTAACAATAAACCGTAGTAGTAATGTTATGTCATAGCACGAGGCATGTGGGCCAACTACCGGCCAACTTATGACGGCAATCCGTGGCGTCATTGCATAGGTGATGCCGGTACGAGTACGCGTGAAAGAAACGTCAACAAAAGTGTTTGCAATACATAAAACGTTCATCGCTGGGTGTCGGGGATATAAGTTGCGTGCATTCAGTGAAATGTAAATGTTGTTTCGAAACTGAATGGATATCCCATTGCGGTCAACTTgccactataagaaatatttagtcTTGTTCGACGTCCGAAAGTTATAaggaagtttttataattatgtacaagtcagaattaaagtttaattttatattttatcggtGGCAGGATTTGAGTTATTCTAAAGTCAAACAACAATGCTTTGAATAGTTTCGGTTGGAATCGTGAGTGGGTCAGTGTAATttcaggcaaaagggacattaCTTCGTTTGCGAGGAATTAtcgtgtaattaatatttaatatttgttaccgTATGAGTCTTTCTATAAGCGGAAGTgattatattagaattattttataaaatatgaaaataagcaATAAgcgatatgataaaaatattctttaaagctGATTTGTTTCCTTGAGACTAGTAAAATTTCGTCTTTAGTACTTGACTAATCTttccttgtttttatttactattttattgggcaattattttaagttttggaTACGAAGAACAATACTTggtttattatgataataattaaaaacaagtatTTGGTTGGTGTTAAATAGGATTAAATTTGTATCTATCTATTTCAAGGTTGTACAGTTATCTATTTCCTTTATATTgtctttattgtatattatattttaagattaggAATTTGCCTCGCTACCCAGAAACGACAtgggtttttataataatcaattaaccAGTTATAGACTTTGATAAATTCTCACAACTTGTAGCAGGGTTTTTTAAGAACAAtggttgttattaattattgcgttgaaatggaaaaaatataaataacattttcataatttaaaaatatttgtatttttttatagtcgtTTGCGTGTCGCGTTTAGTAATTACGACCGTTCAaacattatgtataattttatctacGTCAGCAAATTTATTTTCTGCGATAAAAtctgtataatattgtaatttaataataattacctacctttaaaaaatacaacgtgtataataaaatacacaaagctatataatacaatgttaatttatttatagtcttcattgaaataagataagtaaaatttcgttaaataaacgtataaaaaatataattgatataaaaaggATCAAAACTACTTACCAGGTAATTTATTGCCAACTGCAAGACATGACACCAATAGACTACTAAGAGTCAATGATGTTACTAAAAGTAGGCCCCAGTTTGTAAGGTATATTAACCAATAGGGACTAGCTCCAGAAATCAGTGACCATACTAAGATTCCCACAGTGACCATGCTCAAAAACAACCGCACCAGCAACATCGGTACTGCTGAATCTCCCCGTTGCCATGACGTCAAGTAAAAGTCGCTCAGCTTTTCATTTGAAGTTACCCATAAATCGGATAGCGTAAATTTATTACCAATTCTTTTCACCATTTTTCACTATAACTCACTTGCTTTTCACTTCACTTTTATGCATTTCTCGTTTTCTTAATACTCTATacactaaatttaaaactttaaagtatAGAGCACAAGTTGATAACAATTTCGCAACACTCACCGCTAAAAGTGAGATGTCGTCGAGAAATGAAGATATTCGTTATCGATAAAGTATCATTATCACGAGTATAAACGGTTATTTAGACTACTCTGTCtcaaacaatataatacactaataatatttcttcgTCGACTGTTGTTTCGCTAATATGATGTTGAATCGAGTCACATGAATAATACATTAGTGATGTTGATAAACTCCATAGTTCTGTTTTGTTAAGCTACCATGAACAGTTGATTGGATACtatgcttatatttaaaataaaggtgAGAACGGTCGTCAGTGTACGAGCGATGTAGTCGCTTACTGCGCGGCGCAGCGCCGCAGCCGCACTCAACGGTGTACTTGCGTAAACTGTCCTGCTTTATGTAATACCATCAGCTGTTTTGCAGATTCAAACAGGTTTTTATGTCTCAATGTCAAGAAATACATGCCGTAACATTGTTAGTCAATAATTGCTACCCAATTTTGGATAGGCATTAATAATGGATGGGACACAGTTTTTACCCTAATTGGGTATACCcagattattaaatttcaaataatggttaaacgttttatttgtcaatttataaAAGTGATACTAGATATTGGggttttttgtcaaaaaaaccTTAGTAGCTGTAGACTCCCAACTTCCAAGTTGTCATATAATATGTTACCCGTACCTGAACTTCTTTTCCAATCGCGTCGGATTTGCTAAAAGTTATAATCCAATAATTATGTGAGAATGAGGATAGAGAGTATTCCTGTTTTGGTGCACGCACTTGTGCACTACAGTGCTACAGTGTTTTATGTCGAGTTGGTTAGTGTTCCTTGGCCAATGCTGGTTCAAAATCAGTGGATATaatcttttacaaatattaaaattacttaggtAATATCGTTTTACAATTAATACGATAACATTTTGGCGTGCGGATTATTTGGtgtgtgttaataatatttatctacataaaaatatacaaaagaaaagctacttatttaagaaaaataattttactaaattaaagttaaaatagttaaatcgCAGAAAAATCTGTTCACCTTTACCTTACCTTACTTAAAAACCAATTTTaccaaaaatgataaataaataattagttggtaaatttatttagtacCTATAAGTATTCTAGTTGAAAGGCATATCAAGTGCTCGGCTCCGAAAGTGTTAAGATTCTGCTTTAAACAGAATCTTATCGCTACACGAACAATGTATTACTTATTACgaatagattattaaaaaatttatacgtgacatataaatatatacacgacTATTCTTAAATGTCACCATACCTTAAAGAGTGATTCTGTTTGCGGCTCTCAATAATTCTTTTAATGCAGTTCTGGTGGACCTAATTACACAGAAATCTTTTACTGTAAAAGCCGACAAACTTTGTGTATATTATCACTGTTGTCTTCTTGGTATAAATAGCCTTCTATATACTATCAAATAAACTAAtcaaagacatttttattttacgaagtAGGTAGGCAAGCCTGCCAATAAGTCACCTGATagcaagtggtcaccaacgcccatagacattggcgacgtaagaaattttaaggatttcttacatctccaatgcgataccaaccttaggaactaagttaTAATGTCTGTATTTAGACAGGACTCAtttaaccttcaaaccggaagacaacaatacaaagtgttgttgcttggcggtaaaatatatgatgagtgagtggtaccttcGCAGTCAAATTGGAATTTAAACGTTATATGCGTATGTTATATAGATGtggttttatgttttaattattatgattaattattcttaatcaattttttgtatgtataatttattatgatatttttgtaatttaagcgCGATGTTCCCGGTGTTGTCATAGTTGCTCTAATAAGAGTTTTCCTGGAATAGATCGCTGGAATAGATAAGGTCTTTGCATACTTCATACTTCGTCTTGTCATTGATGTTTCTTAGCTTGTTTTGCGTACTgtgagcaataaataaatagtatgatatttcattattagtagtaagcatatttttatttaacttagtcGATAGTTGTattagagtttatttttaagtttattatgtatttagtctttgaattattaattttttagtcaATAGTCTTCAATTAGGAAATAAGTATTATCCTTTGTACAATTTTCTTCCTTATCTTAAGTTTTATGTAACCACCTTTATTGGTAACAGattaagtttaaaatgtataaatgagTTTATAGttagaaaataattgaaattaaaatactattaaaacaaGGCAGTACATAAGTTCAATGATcttttatgtaatgttaaatttaaataccctTTTTAATTCGTACCTATTTGATATcacgaataatttaattaaattatgattatctattattaattaactctCTAAGGCACTCTAAGgcaatattatcattaattgccatatatatttaaaacagttaagtgttaaataatttgctctatgttgaatatattacatgaaaaagtaaaaatgtatctttataacAGAA
Proteins encoded:
- the LOC125074442 gene encoding protein rolling stone-like encodes the protein MVKRIGNKFTLSDLWVTSNEKLSDFYLTSWQRGDSAVPMLLVRLFLSMVTVGILVWSLISGASPYWLIYLTNWGLLLVTSLTLSSLLVSCLAVGNKLPDGGNLPWYVSLYWLLYNITVSIAIMITALYWILLFSPEIKAEQTPAQFWLDVATHGFNSCVAFVEVILSRTPLHFVHIYQPLGIGLWYAMFSAIYYLAGGTDSIGNPFIYEVLDWRQSDRAGVIVAISAASLIMLYTALWGLSICRDKLSTLLIRTTSLSLPLTPPDRHTATGIV